Proteins from a single region of Gemmatirosa kalamazoonensis:
- a CDS encoding phytoene desaturase family protein has protein sequence MTARDAIVVGSGPNGLAAAITLARAGRSVLVRESASVVGGGTRTAELTLPGFAHDVCSAVHPLGLGSPFFRGVPLHEHGLGWVEPEVQLAHPLDDGSAAVLVRSIDESAASLDVDGDAWRALVGPFAERWDALAPEILGPLLHRPHHPWLLARFGMRALRSAGGLARATFTTARTRGMFAGLCAHAMVPLDHAGTAAFGLVLGALAHAIGWPVARGGSAGIAASMAAYLRSLGGEIVTDAPVTSLRELDARATILDLTPRQIVRIAGDRLPARYARALDRFRYGPGVFKVDWALSEPVPWRAEACRRAGTVHLGGTLEEIEASEAAPWRGEHAERPFVLVAQQSLCDGTRAPAGRHTLWAYCHVPHGSTEDMTARIEAQIERFAPGFRDCVLARATRDTRALEGYDANLVGGDIGAGANTLRQVFARPTLGLTPYATPVRGLYLCSASTPPGGGVHGMCGYHAARAALRDALRDALRDARG, from the coding sequence TTGACGGCGCGCGACGCGATCGTCGTCGGCTCGGGGCCTAACGGTCTCGCGGCCGCCATCACGCTGGCCCGCGCCGGACGCTCCGTGCTCGTGCGCGAGAGCGCGTCGGTCGTCGGCGGCGGCACGCGCACCGCGGAGCTGACGCTCCCCGGCTTCGCGCACGACGTCTGCTCGGCGGTGCACCCCCTCGGCCTCGGCTCCCCGTTCTTCCGCGGCGTACCGCTGCACGAGCACGGGCTCGGGTGGGTCGAGCCCGAGGTCCAGCTCGCGCATCCACTCGACGACGGATCGGCCGCGGTGCTCGTGCGCTCGATCGACGAGAGCGCGGCATCGCTCGACGTCGACGGCGACGCGTGGCGCGCGCTCGTCGGGCCGTTCGCCGAGCGGTGGGATGCGCTCGCGCCGGAGATCCTCGGGCCGCTGCTGCACCGGCCGCACCATCCGTGGCTGCTCGCGCGGTTCGGCATGCGCGCGCTGCGCTCGGCGGGCGGGCTCGCGCGCGCCACGTTCACGACGGCGCGCACACGCGGGATGTTCGCGGGGCTCTGCGCGCACGCGATGGTGCCGCTCGACCACGCGGGCACCGCGGCGTTCGGCCTCGTGCTCGGCGCGCTCGCGCACGCGATCGGATGGCCGGTGGCGCGCGGCGGCTCGGCGGGCATCGCGGCGTCGATGGCGGCGTACCTGCGATCGTTGGGCGGGGAGATCGTGACCGACGCGCCGGTGACGTCGCTCCGTGAGCTGGACGCGCGCGCGACGATCCTCGACCTCACGCCGCGGCAGATCGTGCGCATCGCAGGCGACCGACTTCCCGCGCGATACGCGCGCGCGCTGGACCGCTTCCGCTACGGGCCCGGCGTGTTCAAGGTGGACTGGGCGCTATCGGAGCCGGTGCCGTGGCGCGCCGAGGCGTGCCGCCGCGCCGGCACCGTGCACCTCGGCGGCACGCTCGAGGAGATCGAGGCGTCGGAGGCGGCGCCATGGCGCGGCGAGCACGCGGAGCGGCCATTCGTGCTCGTCGCGCAGCAGAGCCTCTGCGACGGCACGCGCGCGCCGGCGGGCCGGCACACCCTGTGGGCGTACTGCCACGTGCCGCACGGCTCGACGGAGGACATGACGGCGCGCATCGAGGCGCAGATCGAGCGGTTCGCGCCGGGCTTCCGCGACTGCGTGCTCGCGCGCGCCACGCGCGACACGCGCGCGCTGGAGGGCTACGACGCGAACCTCGTCGGCGGCGACATCGGCGCCGGCGCGAACACGCTGCGCCAGGTCTTCGCGCGGCCGACGTTGGGCCTCACGCCCTACGCCACGCCGGTGCGCGGGCTCTATCTCTGCTCCGCGTCGACGCCGCCGGGCGGCGGGGTGCACGGCATGTGCGGCTACCACGCGGCGCGCGCCGCGCTGCGCGACGCCCTGCGCGACGCCCTGCGCGACGCGCGCGGGTGA
- a CDS encoding alpha/beta fold hydrolase produces MTHHTISGGGGTRLHVVEAGNPTGPSILFVHGMSQSWLTWQRQLDSELARRYRLVAMDLRGHGASEAPRDGYDDSRLWAADVDAVVGTLGLDRPVLCGWSYGPLVMLDYVRHYGEERVGGLHLVGAVTKLGSAAALAVLTPEFLECLPGLFSTDVTESVGGLRALLRLCFFRPPEQSDLYTMLGFGSSVSPSVRHAMLTRVVDNDDLLPTITRPVLVTHGVADAIVRAEVVEQHRAAMPHAQIDVMRGAGHAAFWDDAASFNRRLAAFRDAIAADALATR; encoded by the coding sequence ATGACGCACCACACCATCTCGGGCGGCGGCGGTACCCGGCTCCACGTCGTCGAGGCGGGGAACCCGACAGGCCCGTCCATCCTGTTCGTGCACGGCATGTCGCAGTCCTGGCTCACCTGGCAGCGACAGCTCGATTCCGAGCTCGCCCGCCGGTATCGGCTCGTCGCGATGGATCTGCGCGGGCACGGCGCGTCGGAGGCGCCGCGCGACGGCTACGACGACTCGCGGCTGTGGGCGGCCGACGTCGACGCCGTCGTCGGCACGCTCGGCCTCGATCGGCCGGTCCTCTGCGGCTGGTCGTACGGGCCGCTCGTCATGCTCGACTACGTGCGGCACTACGGCGAGGAGCGGGTAGGCGGGCTCCACCTCGTCGGCGCGGTCACGAAGCTCGGCAGCGCGGCGGCGCTCGCCGTGCTCACGCCGGAGTTCCTCGAATGTCTGCCCGGCCTGTTCTCGACCGACGTGACGGAGAGCGTGGGCGGGCTCCGCGCGCTGCTGCGCCTCTGCTTCTTCCGCCCCCCAGAGCAGTCGGATCTGTACACGATGCTCGGCTTCGGCTCGTCGGTGTCCCCGTCCGTGCGCCACGCGATGCTGACGCGCGTGGTCGACAACGACGACCTGCTGCCGACCATCACGCGCCCCGTGCTCGTCACGCACGGCGTCGCGGACGCGATCGTGCGCGCGGAGGTGGTCGAGCAGCACCGCGCCGCGATGCCGCACGCGCAGATCGACGTGATGCGCGGCGCGGGCCACGCCGCGTTCTGGGACGATGCCGCGTCGTTCAACCGGCGCCTCGCCGCGTTCCGGGATGCGATCGCGGCCGACGCGCTCGCGACGCGATGA
- a CDS encoding glycoside hydrolase family 3 protein, translating into MLFSRRFMAAAVIAVAPLGTGAQPAQPVLGSRSAPILTIGGLRFRDLNRNGALDPYEDWRLTPAARARDLVARMTLEEKAGTMMHGTARSGGPGGASGAGTGYDTAATRALIDGAKVTSMITRLGGAPATLAAQNDLLQEIAESTRLGVPLTISTDPRHHFQYVLGASVTAGQFSQWPEPLGLAAIGDSALVHRFGDIARQEYRAVGIHMALSPQADLSTEPRWSRINGTFGEDAALAERLVRAYVEGFQHGGAGVDSVGVATVVKHWVGYGAQKEGLDSHSYYGRYAEMSPSALEYHIRPFLGAFAAHVAGVMPTYSILEGAAWNGKPLEQVGAGFNAQLLTDALRGRYGFRGLVITDWGVTNDCSARCREGVPNGERPSFADVAMPWGVEALPMRERFVKAVRAGVDQFGGTERADALAAAVRAGELPEARLDTSAARVLEQKFALGLFENPYVDPDAATRRVGTDDFREAGLDAQRHALVLLENKRGILPLRPDPRRRMLRVYVRGLSPEVVAREGWEVVPDPAMADIAIVRLSAPFERLHPGYVFGAMQHEGSLEFRPGDADYEAFRRASAVVPTIVTVYLDRPAILEPVRVRARALLANFGVSDAALLDVLTGRARPEGKLPFELPSSMNAVRAQRSDLPHDSAKPLYPIGYGRRY; encoded by the coding sequence ATGCTCTTCTCACGACGCTTCATGGCCGCCGCCGTCATCGCGGTCGCGCCGCTTGGCACCGGTGCGCAACCCGCGCAGCCCGTGCTCGGATCACGCTCGGCGCCGATCCTCACGATCGGCGGGCTCCGCTTCCGCGACCTGAATCGCAACGGCGCGCTCGACCCGTACGAGGACTGGCGGCTCACGCCCGCGGCGCGCGCGCGGGACCTCGTCGCCCGCATGACGCTCGAGGAGAAGGCGGGGACGATGATGCACGGCACCGCGCGCAGCGGCGGCCCAGGAGGCGCGTCCGGCGCGGGCACGGGCTACGACACCGCCGCCACGCGCGCGCTCATCGACGGCGCGAAGGTCACCAGCATGATCACGCGACTCGGCGGCGCGCCGGCGACGCTCGCGGCGCAGAACGATCTGCTGCAGGAGATCGCCGAGTCGACGCGGTTGGGCGTGCCGCTCACCATCAGCACCGACCCGCGGCACCACTTCCAGTACGTGCTCGGCGCGAGCGTCACCGCCGGACAGTTCTCGCAGTGGCCCGAGCCGTTGGGGCTCGCCGCGATCGGCGACTCGGCGCTCGTGCATCGGTTCGGCGACATCGCGCGGCAGGAGTACCGCGCCGTCGGGATCCACATGGCGCTGTCGCCGCAGGCCGACCTCTCCACCGAGCCACGCTGGAGCCGCATCAACGGCACGTTCGGCGAGGACGCCGCGCTCGCCGAGCGGCTCGTGCGCGCGTACGTCGAGGGGTTCCAGCACGGGGGCGCGGGCGTCGACAGCGTCGGCGTCGCCACCGTCGTGAAGCACTGGGTGGGCTACGGCGCGCAGAAGGAGGGGCTCGACAGCCACTCGTACTACGGCCGCTACGCCGAGATGTCGCCGTCGGCGCTGGAGTACCACATCCGGCCGTTCCTCGGCGCGTTCGCCGCGCACGTCGCCGGCGTGATGCCGACGTACTCCATCCTCGAGGGCGCCGCGTGGAACGGCAAGCCGCTCGAGCAGGTGGGCGCCGGGTTCAACGCGCAGCTCCTCACCGACGCGCTGCGCGGCCGCTACGGCTTCCGCGGCCTCGTCATCACCGACTGGGGCGTCACGAACGACTGCTCGGCGCGGTGCCGCGAGGGGGTGCCTAACGGCGAGCGGCCGTCGTTCGCCGACGTCGCGATGCCGTGGGGCGTCGAGGCGCTGCCGATGCGCGAGCGGTTCGTGAAGGCGGTGCGCGCGGGCGTCGACCAGTTCGGCGGGACCGAGCGCGCCGACGCGCTCGCGGCGGCGGTGCGCGCGGGCGAGCTGCCGGAGGCGCGCCTGGACACATCGGCGGCGCGGGTGCTGGAGCAGAAGTTCGCGTTAGGCCTGTTCGAGAACCCGTACGTGGACCCGGACGCCGCCACGCGGCGCGTCGGCACCGACGACTTCCGCGAGGCCGGGCTCGACGCGCAGCGCCACGCGCTCGTGCTGCTCGAGAACAAGCGCGGGATCCTTCCGCTGCGGCCGGACCCGCGGAGGCGGATGCTGCGCGTCTACGTGCGCGGGCTGTCGCCGGAGGTGGTGGCGCGCGAGGGATGGGAGGTGGTCCCGGATCCGGCGATGGCCGACATCGCGATCGTGCGGCTGTCGGCGCCGTTCGAGCGGCTGCACCCGGGCTACGTGTTCGGCGCGATGCAGCACGAGGGCAGCCTGGAGTTCCGTCCGGGCGACGCCGACTACGAGGCGTTCCGGCGCGCGAGCGCCGTGGTGCCGACGATCGTCACCGTGTACCTCGACCGGCCGGCGATCCTCGAGCCGGTCAGGGTGCGCGCGCGCGCACTGCTCGCGAACTTCGGCGTGAGCGACGCCGCGCTGCTCGACGTGCTCACCGGGCGCGCGCGGCCCGAGGGCAAGCTGCCGTTCGAGCTGCCGTCGTCGATGAACGCGGTGCGCGCGCAGCGCTCGGACCTGCCGCACGACAGCGCGAAGCCGCTGTACCCGATCGGGTACGGACGCCGCTACTGA
- a CDS encoding ABC transporter permease: MRRLVADLSYAARTLRRQPAFAAAALLTLALGIGATTAMLTVARAALVRAVPFDAADRLVQVSATDARDPTVRARATAAELRAWRDGARAFAMLEGFDGTNLTLTGRDAPERLQGIRATPGFLAMLRVRPAVGRAFVPADSGAEVAVLSDGLARRLGAAVGSTLTLDGRAATVIGVLPRDVLFAPAGDAEVWLPVHDDRVLSVVGRLRDGATVRGASTELATIERRLATRSADTPAGRSALVVPLREAVVGPTRPLLVALGGGVALVLLVACANVASLFLARALGRAREMAVRTALGAGRARIARQLLTESLLVAALGGAAGAALAALGVWWLAAAAPAYVVDRMPFLRTLTMDPAVLGATLVVVLATGVAFGLVPALQAGRLSTASLGRRDGDGSVLAGRARRALVVGEIALTTVLLVGAGLMTRSVVALLRVDPGFATEDVVTTRIALAGARYDAPVAQQRFFEAFVARARELPGVRAAGAVSNVPLAGSGAAAFRVEGAPEPASDARPTAMLRGVAGDYFRAMGIRVLDGRPLGARDDADAPRVVVVSEGLPRRLFAPGTAVGRRIRFDAAPETAWTVVGVVADVRATSLDAAAPAIVYRSHLQAPENRMTVVLRASADPAALVAAMRRAAREVDPTLPVYGAATMATQVASTPAVYVRRSLLVLLGGFALAATTLAAVGVYGVVAYAAARRTREMGIRAALGATAREIATLVLRQGAALAATGIVAGLVVAAVLARALATLLYGVRASDVMTFAGAAALLAAVTLVASLAPARRAARVHPAECLRAD, encoded by the coding sequence ATGCGACGCCTCGTGGCCGACCTGTCGTACGCCGCGCGGACCCTGCGCCGCCAGCCGGCGTTCGCCGCCGCGGCGCTGCTCACGCTCGCGTTAGGCATCGGCGCCACCACCGCGATGCTCACGGTCGCGCGCGCGGCGCTCGTGCGCGCGGTGCCGTTCGACGCGGCCGATCGCCTCGTGCAGGTATCGGCCACCGACGCGCGCGATCCCACCGTGCGGGCGAGGGCGACGGCCGCCGAGCTGCGCGCGTGGCGCGACGGGGCCCGCGCGTTCGCCATGCTCGAAGGCTTCGACGGCACGAACCTCACGCTCACCGGCCGCGACGCGCCCGAGCGGCTGCAGGGCATCCGCGCGACGCCGGGCTTCCTCGCCATGCTGCGCGTGCGGCCGGCGGTCGGCCGCGCGTTCGTGCCGGCCGACTCCGGCGCCGAGGTGGCCGTGCTGAGCGATGGGCTCGCGCGGCGGCTCGGTGCCGCGGTCGGGAGCACGCTCACGCTCGACGGCCGCGCGGCGACGGTGATCGGGGTGCTGCCGCGCGACGTCCTGTTCGCGCCCGCCGGCGACGCCGAGGTGTGGCTGCCGGTGCACGACGACCGCGTGCTGTCGGTCGTGGGGCGGCTGCGCGACGGCGCGACGGTGCGCGGAGCGTCGACCGAGCTCGCGACGATCGAGCGCCGGCTTGCCACGCGCTCGGCGGACACGCCGGCCGGCCGCTCGGCGCTCGTGGTCCCGCTGCGCGAGGCGGTCGTCGGGCCCACGCGCCCGCTGCTCGTCGCGCTCGGTGGCGGCGTGGCCCTCGTGCTGCTCGTCGCGTGCGCGAACGTCGCGAGCCTGTTCCTCGCCCGCGCGCTCGGCCGCGCGCGCGAGATGGCGGTGCGCACCGCGCTCGGCGCGGGACGCGCCCGCATCGCGCGACAGCTCCTCACGGAGAGCCTGCTCGTCGCAGCGTTAGGCGGCGCGGCCGGGGCGGCGCTCGCCGCGCTCGGCGTGTGGTGGCTCGCCGCCGCGGCCCCGGCGTACGTCGTCGACCGCATGCCGTTCCTACGCACGCTGACGATGGATCCCGCGGTGCTCGGCGCCACGCTCGTCGTCGTGCTCGCGACGGGCGTGGCGTTCGGGCTCGTGCCCGCGCTGCAGGCGGGACGCCTGTCGACCGCGTCGCTCGGCCGGCGCGACGGCGACGGGTCCGTGCTCGCCGGACGCGCGCGTCGCGCGCTCGTCGTCGGCGAGATCGCGCTCACGACCGTGCTGCTCGTCGGGGCCGGGCTCATGACCCGGAGCGTCGTCGCGCTGCTCCGCGTCGATCCCGGGTTCGCGACGGAGGACGTCGTCACCACCCGTATCGCGCTCGCCGGCGCGCGCTACGACGCACCGGTCGCGCAACAGCGGTTCTTCGAGGCGTTCGTCGCGCGGGCGCGCGAGCTGCCGGGCGTGCGAGCGGCGGGCGCGGTCAGCAACGTGCCGCTCGCCGGCTCGGGCGCCGCCGCGTTCCGCGTGGAGGGCGCGCCGGAGCCGGCATCGGATGCGCGCCCCACGGCGATGCTGCGCGGCGTGGCCGGCGACTACTTCCGCGCGATGGGGATCCGCGTGCTCGACGGGCGGCCGTTAGGCGCGCGCGACGACGCCGACGCGCCGCGCGTGGTCGTCGTCAGCGAGGGGCTCCCGCGGCGCCTGTTCGCGCCCGGTACGGCGGTGGGCCGGCGCATTCGCTTCGACGCGGCTCCCGAAACGGCATGGACCGTCGTCGGTGTGGTGGCCGACGTGCGCGCCACGAGCCTCGACGCGGCCGCGCCGGCGATCGTCTACCGCTCGCACCTGCAGGCACCGGAGAACCGCATGACCGTCGTGCTGCGCGCGAGCGCGGACCCGGCAGCGCTCGTCGCCGCGATGCGGCGCGCGGCGCGCGAGGTGGATCCGACGCTCCCCGTCTACGGGGCCGCGACGATGGCGACGCAGGTCGCGAGCACGCCGGCGGTCTACGTGCGCCGCTCGCTGCTCGTGCTGCTCGGCGGCTTCGCGCTCGCCGCGACGACGCTCGCCGCGGTCGGCGTGTACGGCGTGGTGGCGTACGCGGCGGCGCGGCGCACGCGCGAGATGGGCATCCGTGCCGCGCTCGGCGCGACGGCGCGCGAGATCGCGACGCTCGTGCTGCGGCAGGGAGCGGCGCTCGCCGCGACGGGGATCGTGGCGGGACTCGTCGTCGCCGCGGTGCTCGCACGCGCGCTCGCGACGCTGCTCTACGGCGTTCGGGCGAGCGACGTGATGACGTTCGCCGGCGCGGCGGCGCTGCTCGCGGCGGTCACGCTCGTGGCGAGCCTCGCACCCGCGCGGCGCGCGGCGCGCGTGCATCCCGCCGAGTGCCTGCGCGCGGACTGA
- a CDS encoding PAS domain-containing sensor histidine kinase, which produces MPRRRASDRPADLERVQHEVRTNIARATDAVAHSRALTESRAADRAATTEFAARLQTSEARFRALVEVAGHVTWVLDAQARIVAPQPAWQAFTGQSFTDARGRDGYGWADAIHPDDRAEALRTCREAIGRGAARYEHRARIRRADRGGGHEWRHTLVRMVPVRGADGAVCEWVGANIDITDLVAAEAAAHTALTEAQAARAAAEAATAAKGRVLAAASHDLRAPLAAIAGYVELLADGVMGPITEAQREALERIDIAQAVLLALTTDIVHAARAEAVADVPLTLSDVRLDPLCDILGMLIAPHVASKALRYDCRIGGADAHAHDDDGTGPLVVYADAERVLQILVNLVGNAIKFSPRAGTVTVDAAGGGPAVHVRVCDTGCGILASQHEAIFQPFVRVGSGASYTDGVGLGLATSRDLARRMGGDITVESTLGVGSVFTLTLPRGRAGRSAPAAGPDQ; this is translated from the coding sequence GTGCCCCGCCGCCGCGCGTCCGACCGGCCGGCGGACCTCGAGCGCGTGCAGCACGAGGTGCGGACGAACATCGCCCGGGCCACCGACGCCGTCGCGCACAGCCGCGCGCTGACGGAGAGCCGCGCCGCGGACCGCGCCGCCACGACCGAGTTCGCCGCCCGACTGCAGACGAGCGAGGCGCGCTTCCGTGCCCTCGTCGAGGTCGCCGGCCACGTGACGTGGGTGCTCGACGCGCAGGCCCGGATCGTCGCGCCGCAGCCCGCGTGGCAGGCGTTCACCGGGCAGTCGTTCACCGACGCGCGCGGCCGCGACGGCTATGGCTGGGCCGACGCGATCCACCCCGACGACCGCGCCGAGGCGCTCCGCACCTGCCGCGAGGCCATCGGGCGCGGCGCGGCGCGCTACGAGCACCGGGCGCGCATCCGCCGCGCCGACCGCGGGGGCGGGCACGAGTGGCGCCACACGCTCGTGCGCATGGTCCCCGTGCGCGGCGCCGACGGCGCGGTGTGCGAGTGGGTCGGCGCGAACATCGACATCACCGACCTCGTGGCCGCCGAGGCCGCGGCGCACACGGCGCTCACCGAGGCCCAGGCCGCGCGCGCGGCGGCCGAAGCGGCGACCGCGGCGAAGGGGCGCGTGCTCGCCGCCGCGTCGCACGACCTCCGGGCGCCGCTCGCCGCCATCGCCGGCTACGTGGAGCTGCTCGCCGACGGCGTCATGGGCCCGATCACCGAAGCGCAGCGCGAGGCGCTCGAGCGGATCGACATCGCCCAGGCGGTCCTGCTCGCGCTCACCACCGACATCGTGCATGCCGCGCGCGCCGAGGCGGTGGCCGACGTGCCGCTCACGCTCTCCGACGTGCGGCTGGATCCGCTGTGCGACATCCTCGGCATGCTCATCGCCCCGCACGTCGCGAGCAAGGCGCTGCGCTACGACTGCCGCATCGGCGGCGCCGACGCGCACGCGCACGACGACGACGGGACGGGTCCGCTCGTCGTGTACGCCGACGCCGAGCGCGTGCTGCAGATCCTCGTGAACCTCGTCGGCAACGCGATCAAGTTCTCGCCGCGCGCGGGCACCGTGACCGTGGACGCGGCGGGGGGCGGGCCCGCCGTGCACGTGCGCGTGTGCGACACCGGATGCGGCATCCTCGCCTCGCAGCACGAGGCGATCTTCCAGCCGTTCGTGCGCGTGGGGTCGGGCGCGTCGTACACCGACGGCGTCGGCCTGGGGCTGGCGACGAGCCGCGACCTCGCGCGTCGCATGGGCGGCGACATCACGGTGGAGAGCACGCTCGGCGTCGGCAGCGTGTTCACGCTCACGCTCCCACGCGGCCGCGCCGGCCGCAGCGCCCCTGCCGCCGGCCCCGATCAGTAG
- a CDS encoding GNAT family N-acetyltransferase, with protein sequence MISLAPVTLEGHGVRLEPLATAHVDPLAAAAADGRLWELWFTSVPEPAQTAAYVAQALDGQAAGHMLPWAVRDLGTDTIVGTTRYHDIVPNIDRVEIGWTWYASRAQRTHVNTACKLLLLTHAFDTLGCAVVGLRTDNFNFASQRAIAALGAHKDGVIRHHWPRRDGTVRDSVMFSILRGEWPDVKRHLASRLARHAE encoded by the coding sequence GTGATCTCTCTCGCCCCCGTCACGCTCGAAGGCCACGGCGTCCGCCTGGAGCCGCTCGCGACCGCGCACGTCGACCCGCTCGCCGCCGCCGCGGCCGACGGCCGTCTGTGGGAGCTGTGGTTCACCTCCGTCCCCGAGCCGGCCCAGACCGCCGCCTACGTCGCGCAGGCGCTCGACGGTCAGGCCGCGGGGCACATGCTGCCGTGGGCAGTGCGCGACCTCGGCACCGACACGATCGTCGGCACCACGCGCTACCACGACATCGTGCCGAACATCGACCGCGTCGAGATCGGGTGGACCTGGTACGCGTCGCGGGCGCAGCGCACGCACGTGAACACCGCGTGCAAGCTCCTGCTGCTCACGCACGCGTTCGACACGCTCGGCTGCGCGGTAGTGGGACTGCGCACCGACAACTTCAACTTCGCGTCGCAGCGCGCCATCGCCGCCCTCGGCGCGCACAAGGACGGCGTCATCCGCCATCACTGGCCGCGCCGCGACGGCACGGTGCGCGACAGCGTGATGTTCAGCATCCTGCGCGGCGAGTGGCCGGACGTGAAGCGGCATCTCGCCTCGCGGCTCGCGCGGCACGCGGAATAG
- a CDS encoding amidohydrolase family protein, whose protein sequence is MRFRALAPLLLAVSTAHAQTRAFTGLTLIDGTDRAPVRDATIVVRDGRVVDAGAASRVAIPAGAERVSLAGKTVIPGIVNAHGHVTDADRDLRTYAAYGVTTVFSLGDEPPAVFAARAAQNVPTLDRTRVYLAGPVLAPKTPEEARALVARDDSLHVDVVKIRVDDNLGTTAKMAPEIWRAVIDEAHRRGLRVAVHLFYLADAKAVLDAGADFVAHSVRDADVDAELIAKLKARGVCVSPTLMREVSTFVYGSTPEFFSDPFFLAHANPAWVATLRDTARQASVRASPAARRYRTALEVASRNVKALSDAGVPLAMGTDTGPVGRFQGYFELMELEYMVRAGLTPSQALRAATRDAARCMHLARDVGTIEPGKWADFVALDADPLQDIRNVRRISSVWIAGNRVAR, encoded by the coding sequence ATGCGATTCCGCGCGCTCGCGCCGCTCCTGCTCGCCGTGTCCACCGCGCACGCCCAGACGCGCGCGTTCACCGGTCTCACGCTGATCGACGGCACCGACCGCGCGCCGGTGCGCGATGCGACCATCGTCGTGCGGGACGGCCGCGTGGTGGACGCCGGCGCCGCATCGCGCGTGGCGATCCCCGCGGGCGCCGAGCGCGTCTCGCTCGCCGGCAAGACGGTGATCCCGGGCATCGTGAACGCGCACGGCCACGTCACCGACGCCGACCGCGATCTCCGCACGTACGCCGCGTACGGCGTGACGACGGTGTTCAGCCTCGGCGACGAGCCGCCGGCGGTGTTCGCGGCGCGCGCGGCGCAGAACGTCCCCACGCTCGACCGCACACGCGTGTACCTCGCCGGCCCGGTGCTCGCGCCGAAGACGCCGGAGGAGGCGCGCGCGCTCGTGGCGCGCGACGACAGCCTGCACGTCGACGTCGTGAAGATCCGCGTCGACGACAACCTCGGCACGACGGCGAAGATGGCGCCGGAGATCTGGCGCGCGGTGATCGACGAGGCGCACCGGCGCGGGCTCCGCGTGGCGGTGCATCTCTTCTACCTCGCCGACGCGAAGGCGGTGCTCGACGCGGGCGCGGACTTCGTCGCGCACAGCGTGCGCGACGCCGACGTGGACGCGGAGCTGATCGCGAAGCTGAAGGCGCGCGGCGTGTGCGTGAGCCCCACGCTCATGCGCGAGGTGTCGACGTTCGTGTACGGGTCGACGCCGGAGTTCTTCTCCGATCCGTTCTTCCTCGCGCACGCGAACCCCGCGTGGGTCGCGACGCTCCGCGACACGGCGCGGCAGGCCTCGGTGCGCGCGAGCCCCGCGGCGCGCCGCTATCGCACCGCGCTGGAGGTCGCGAGCCGCAACGTGAAGGCGCTGTCGGACGCGGGCGTGCCGCTCGCCATGGGGACGGACACGGGCCCGGTGGGGCGCTTCCAGGGCTACTTCGAGCTCATGGAGCTGGAGTACATGGTGCGCGCCGGGCTCACGCCGTCGCAGGCACTGCGCGCCGCGACGCGCGACGCCGCGCGGTGCATGCATCTCGCCCGCGACGTCGGCACGATCGAGCCGGGGAAGTGGGCCGACTTCGTCGCGCTCGACGCGGATCCGCTGCAGGACATCCGCAACGTGCGACGCATCTCGTCCGTGTGGATCGCGGGGAACCGCGTCGCGCGATGA
- a CDS encoding helix-turn-helix transcriptional regulator, whose protein sequence is MSLALRRVDLDRLDRTLTTILSPLAHQRCDDWRLAVESAVAVLLDGDHVVFGMPRAGMPMHVHSMNVGTQPQRAIQTLFGRLPDLPTDPWLQAAEHERLRSGAEVWSRLRAFWRAAAGQPSARRRSAFLGEVVTPGRMADSENIDWSVDGGHVALCISYGNAESSVRPRRSTPRHAAGAVLKLLLPALKVGVTMRLAHDRATAAAELSLGRFGLTRREAEIARLLARRATNREIAERLDVSPHTVRHHVENIFAKLGIHSRRSIRD, encoded by the coding sequence ATGAGTCTCGCGTTGCGACGCGTGGATCTCGATCGGCTCGACCGCACGCTGACCACGATCCTGTCGCCGCTGGCACATCAGCGGTGCGACGACTGGCGCCTCGCCGTCGAGTCGGCGGTCGCGGTGCTGCTCGACGGCGACCACGTCGTGTTCGGGATGCCGCGCGCCGGCATGCCGATGCACGTCCACTCGATGAACGTTGGCACGCAGCCGCAGCGGGCGATCCAGACGCTCTTCGGCCGACTGCCGGACCTGCCGACGGATCCGTGGCTGCAGGCCGCCGAGCATGAGCGACTGCGCTCGGGCGCGGAGGTGTGGAGCCGGCTCCGCGCGTTCTGGCGTGCCGCCGCCGGCCAGCCCTCCGCGCGGCGCCGCTCCGCGTTCCTCGGCGAGGTCGTCACGCCCGGTCGCATGGCCGACAGCGAGAACATCGACTGGTCCGTCGACGGCGGGCACGTGGCGCTGTGCATCTCGTACGGCAACGCCGAGTCGTCGGTGCGGCCGCGGCGCTCGACGCCACGTCACGCGGCGGGCGCGGTGCTCAAGCTGCTGCTCCCCGCGCTCAAGGTCGGCGTGACCATGCGCCTCGCGCACGACCGCGCGACGGCGGCGGCGGAGCTGTCGCTCGGACGCTTCGGCCTGACGAGGCGCGAGGCGGAGATCGCGCGGCTGCTCGCGCGGCGAGCCACCAACCGCGAGATCGCCGAGCGGCTCGACGTGAGCCCGCACACGGTGCGCCACCACGTCGAGAACATCTTCGCGAAGCTCGGCATTCACTCGCGTCGATCCATCCGCGATTGA